Proteins encoded together in one Altererythrobacter epoxidivorans window:
- the trbC gene encoding type-F conjugative transfer system pilin assembly protein TrbC yields MNKHLLLLPVGLAVTLGGLALAQSAPEGIDLEAIRERAGEHADDAQALSTNVRQRAEAMTEDAQAIQAQAQANRAAYADTIKAIETDAVLDFDAMIAGQAAAEKASLGTAPRFIAFASLSMPPEALKALVHDMTRAGGVTVLRGFPQGNSEAFKKRLAAIWSTRDAAGSLGIDPRLFRAFNIEAAPSFVMLSTEFSPCDGFDCTSEVPPHDRIAGNISVGEVLETFASGKGPGAELARLHLRQLSREERP; encoded by the coding sequence ATGAACAAGCACCTCCTCCTTTTGCCCGTCGGCCTTGCCGTCACTCTCGGTGGCCTCGCTCTCGCCCAGAGCGCGCCCGAAGGCATCGACCTCGAAGCGATCCGCGAGCGTGCGGGTGAACACGCCGATGATGCGCAGGCACTCAGCACCAATGTCCGCCAACGCGCCGAGGCGATGACCGAAGATGCACAGGCTATCCAGGCGCAGGCGCAGGCCAATCGCGCGGCCTATGCGGACACCATCAAGGCAATCGAGACCGACGCCGTCCTCGACTTCGACGCGATGATCGCGGGGCAAGCCGCCGCAGAGAAGGCATCGCTTGGGACAGCCCCACGCTTCATTGCCTTTGCCAGCCTGTCGATGCCGCCCGAGGCGCTGAAAGCACTGGTCCATGACATGACCAGGGCGGGAGGCGTCACCGTGCTGCGCGGTTTCCCGCAAGGAAACAGCGAGGCGTTCAAGAAGCGGCTCGCCGCCATCTGGAGCACCCGCGACGCGGCCGGTTCGCTTGGCATCGATCCAAGGCTGTTCCGCGCGTTCAACATCGAGGCCGCGCCGAGTTTCGTCATGCTGAGCACCGAGTTCAGCCCCTGCGACGGGTTTGATTGCACCAGCGAGGTGCCGCCACACGACCGCATCGCCGGCAACATCAGCGTGGGCGAAGTCCTCGAGACCTTCGCCTCGGGCAAGGGTCCGGGCGCCGAGCTTGCCCGCCTCCATCTGCGCCAGCTCTCCAGGGAGGAACGGCCATGA
- the traU gene encoding conjugal transfer pilus assembly protein TraU: protein MTHLRKLALMLAAILGLATATPAMADAGPGRCTGSFVNPITDICWSCLFPISIGGLDIWPSSRPDPDNPDLPVCLCGLRPGIAMGFWEPVRLADVSMKPWCFVNLGGMKLDPGFDIGFRSISGPSAVGGASQYYSSWHVHWYAYPLIYWMEIVADFLCLESGSIDILYISEIDPLWQDSELTAIINPEAVLFANPLALAACAADCVASTAKLPIDEMFWCAGCQGSMYPMNGNVSASIGHVQASRLVLSRFAYKLHRELVSWGTMGSKGLCGKYLMPVMRKQQYRFQATNPNPATSGRYACPPIGASTTFQSAGQVIPAIGEDMGYLVWRKRNCCAL from the coding sequence ATGACGCACTTAAGAAAGCTGGCGCTTATGCTGGCTGCCATTCTTGGTCTCGCGACCGCAACGCCGGCCATGGCCGATGCCGGTCCCGGTCGCTGCACCGGTAGCTTCGTCAACCCGATCACCGACATCTGCTGGTCGTGCCTGTTCCCGATCTCCATCGGCGGACTGGACATCTGGCCGTCGAGCCGGCCCGATCCTGACAACCCCGATCTGCCGGTTTGCCTGTGCGGTCTGAGGCCCGGGATCGCGATGGGCTTCTGGGAGCCCGTGCGGCTTGCCGATGTCAGCATGAAGCCGTGGTGCTTCGTGAACCTCGGCGGCATGAAACTCGATCCGGGCTTCGATATCGGCTTCCGCTCGATCTCGGGTCCATCGGCGGTGGGCGGCGCGAGCCAGTATTATTCGAGCTGGCATGTCCACTGGTATGCCTATCCGCTGATCTACTGGATGGAGATCGTCGCCGATTTCCTGTGCCTGGAATCGGGCTCGATCGACATTCTCTACATCTCCGAGATCGATCCGCTGTGGCAGGATTCCGAGCTCACGGCGATCATCAACCCTGAAGCCGTGCTCTTCGCCAACCCGCTGGCGCTCGCCGCCTGTGCGGCCGACTGCGTCGCCTCGACCGCGAAGCTGCCGATCGACGAGATGTTCTGGTGCGCGGGCTGCCAGGGGTCGATGTACCCGATGAACGGCAATGTCTCGGCCAGCATAGGCCACGTCCAGGCCTCGCGGCTCGTGCTCTCGCGCTTTGCCTACAAGCTCCACCGAGAACTCGTCTCGTGGGGGACGATGGGGTCCAAGGGCCTGTGCGGCAAATACCTGATGCCGGTGATGCGCAAGCAGCAATATCGCTTCCAGGCCACCAACCCCAACCCGGCGACCTCGGGCCGTTACGCCTGCCCGCCCATCGGCGCCTCCACCACCTTTCAATCGGCCGGACAGGTCATCCCCGCCATCGGCGAAGACATGGGATACCTCGTCTGGCGCAAGCGGAACTGTTGCGCGCTATGA
- the traW gene encoding type-F conjugative transfer system protein TraW, producing MSKLSLPAALLAVLLCPAEVLARDYGQRGTVFPVIERDLLEQIHSRLTQMERSGETARLNEDLKRRTIARVGRPDPVAGIVRASEARRWRFDPTITLAADIRGAKGELIHAAGTRVNPLDSVGLRADLLFLDGDDPDQLAWALKQDANAKLILVKGAPLELMKARQRRFYFDQGGKLTERFGIRSVPARVRQQGRLLEISEIALPPRRRTAQ from the coding sequence GTGAGCAAGCTTAGCCTCCCTGCAGCGCTGCTTGCAGTCCTGCTCTGCCCTGCCGAGGTGCTGGCGCGCGACTATGGCCAGCGCGGCACGGTGTTTCCCGTGATCGAACGCGACCTCCTCGAACAGATCCATTCGCGCCTGACGCAGATGGAACGTTCGGGTGAGACCGCGCGGCTCAACGAAGACCTGAAACGCCGCACGATCGCGCGGGTGGGCCGGCCCGACCCAGTCGCGGGGATCGTACGGGCCAGCGAAGCGCGGCGCTGGCGCTTCGATCCGACGATTACGCTCGCTGCCGATATCCGCGGCGCAAAAGGCGAGCTGATCCATGCCGCTGGCACGAGGGTCAATCCGCTCGACAGCGTCGGCCTTCGCGCTGATCTTCTATTCCTTGACGGCGACGATCCCGACCAGCTCGCCTGGGCGCTCAAGCAGGACGCCAATGCCAAGCTGATTCTGGTGAAGGGCGCGCCGCTCGAGCTGATGAAGGCCCGCCAGCGCCGCTTCTATTTCGATCAGGGCGGCAAGCTCACGGAAAGGTTCGGGATCAGGTCGGTGCCTGCACGCGTCCGCCAGCAGGGCCGCCTGCTCGAAATCAGCGAAATCGCGCTGCCACCGAGAAGAAGGACAGCCCAATGA
- a CDS encoding S26 family signal peptidase: protein MTHFASRLVRTIKRPLVLTGLVLLPLGWGAVDAFAKDHAFLINASPSLPNWAFWLDKHARIERGSLIFFEPPASRLVEAHFGKGAQLFGKRVLGVPGDVVSHRGQEVFINGRKIAARLDETRLGIALHKGPEGPIPDGCFYTGTSHPRGLDSRYAEIGFVCRGQILGSGRAIL from the coding sequence GTGACGCACTTTGCCTCTCGCCTTGTTCGCACGATCAAACGCCCGCTCGTCCTGACCGGACTGGTGCTGCTGCCGCTCGGATGGGGCGCGGTCGATGCCTTCGCGAAAGACCATGCCTTCCTCATCAATGCCAGCCCGAGCCTGCCCAACTGGGCGTTCTGGCTCGACAAGCATGCGCGGATCGAGCGCGGCAGTCTGATCTTCTTCGAGCCGCCAGCAAGCAGGCTCGTCGAAGCGCATTTCGGGAAAGGCGCGCAGCTCTTCGGCAAGCGGGTGCTGGGCGTGCCGGGCGATGTCGTGAGCCACCGTGGCCAAGAGGTCTTCATCAACGGTCGCAAGATCGCCGCGCGGCTTGATGAGACCCGTCTTGGCATTGCGCTTCACAAAGGCCCCGAAGGACCGATCCCCGACGGCTGCTTCTATACCGGGACCAGCCATCCGCGCGGCCTCGACAGCCGCTACGCCGAGATCGGCTTCGTCTGCCGCGGCCAGATCCTCGGCAGCGGGAGGGCGATCCTGTGA
- a CDS encoding TrbI F-type domain-containing protein, whose amino-acid sequence MTETSRLPSFNRPLLLRILGVLALVAALLWAAWVSRALSEPRQQIVTVRLAETIAGFVDAEARAEQDPEASQARVLAFLQASERAVAEMGTDGRVVLVGEAVLAGDAPDATDELRMRIARQLGQGGGQ is encoded by the coding sequence GTGACTGAGACGAGCAGACTACCATCCTTCAATCGCCCGCTATTGCTGAGAATTCTTGGCGTGCTCGCGCTCGTGGCCGCACTGCTCTGGGCAGCCTGGGTCAGCCGCGCGCTGTCCGAGCCGCGCCAGCAGATCGTCACCGTCCGGCTTGCCGAAACCATCGCGGGTTTCGTCGATGCCGAAGCGCGAGCAGAGCAGGATCCCGAAGCCAGCCAGGCGCGCGTGCTCGCTTTCCTCCAGGCGTCCGAGCGCGCTGTTGCGGAAATGGGAACCGATGGCCGTGTGGTGCTGGTCGGCGAAGCGGTGCTCGCGGGCGATGCCCCCGATGCTACCGATGAACTGCGCATGCGGATCGCCCGCCAGCTTGGGCAGGGAGGCGGTCAGTGA
- the traC gene encoding type IV secretion system protein TraC — MTLSLAAARDALSRGLFADTARPEKPQAHFGLDMLSDWLPYRVYDEGAKLYRNARSKGFVLEVTPLIGADERTGEILGQFFSEGLPQGACLQVLNFASPRIGSVVGPWFAPRYEQGGIYEAIARARTSRLYDLVWNSGSAHAPFHARNVRLIVSLGVPVPGSVTDAELSECREGLMGMLHSLGLQAQELRPGGLLALIDELTSPTTAHETDIHAWNPHDTLDVQAIRRDIELEVEDDRLILRTERFRETGRDEEGNPEVGECYPDHFDVRHYAVRSTPERWAPWECARLIGDMFTDKLRFPCPTATMLCLVYPDQEAASARAGFKFMRTTSLSQTKSARFLPKLAEQSAEWRHVQAELQAGKKLVKLFYGLTSISPLGQGDAHERIIKAIYKAAGWDLADERFLQLQGLVAAFPLSLADGLADDMARLKRLKTMLSTTAAHIAPMQGEYLGGVIPHLLLVGRRGQPFWWSPFENAAGNHNIAICGKSGSGKSVLLQELCAALRGAGAKVVVIDDGRSFEHSVKLQGGRFVEFTLASGFSLNPFSMVDDARAHEDEDYRLDCFAMIKAIVGQMARPGTAPSDTERGLIDRAVTATWEALGSGASVDDVAHALHGSESEAGRDLATAIAPFCRGGSYGGFFAGKASFALDDDFTVFEMSDLASREELRSVVLSAIMFMTSQAMTRSSRATKKLLLIDEAWAMLKGGSMGEFVETYARTARKYGGALATATQSLNDYYKSDGARAALENSDWMLVLQQKAETIADFRANARLDMDDRTETLIRSLKRSGTEYSEVFIKGPETEAVGRLVLDPFSATIYSSDPDTYAAIQDCERRGHSLADAIRIVAGGGQ, encoded by the coding sequence GTGACGCTATCCCTTGCTGCCGCGCGCGACGCACTCTCGCGGGGCCTGTTTGCCGACACGGCTCGGCCTGAAAAGCCGCAGGCGCATTTCGGGCTCGACATGCTCTCGGACTGGCTGCCCTACCGGGTCTATGACGAGGGGGCGAAGCTCTATCGCAACGCCCGCTCGAAGGGCTTCGTGCTCGAAGTCACCCCGCTGATCGGGGCCGACGAACGCACCGGCGAGATCCTCGGGCAGTTCTTCTCCGAAGGCCTGCCGCAGGGCGCCTGCCTCCAGGTCCTGAACTTCGCGTCTCCGCGGATCGGCAGCGTGGTCGGCCCCTGGTTCGCTCCGCGTTACGAACAGGGCGGCATCTACGAGGCCATTGCCAGGGCGCGCACCAGCCGCCTTTACGATCTCGTCTGGAATTCGGGCTCGGCGCATGCGCCCTTCCATGCCCGCAACGTCCGGTTGATCGTCTCGCTCGGCGTGCCGGTGCCCGGCAGCGTGACCGACGCGGAACTCTCCGAATGCCGCGAAGGGCTGATGGGCATGCTCCATTCGCTCGGACTGCAGGCACAAGAGCTGCGTCCGGGCGGATTGCTGGCACTGATCGACGAGCTCACCTCGCCGACTACCGCGCACGAGACCGATATCCATGCGTGGAACCCGCATGATACGCTCGATGTCCAGGCCATCCGCCGCGATATCGAGCTCGAGGTCGAAGACGATCGCCTGATCCTCAGGACCGAGCGCTTTCGCGAGACCGGCCGCGACGAGGAGGGCAATCCCGAAGTCGGCGAATGCTATCCCGACCATTTCGACGTGCGGCATTATGCCGTGCGCTCTACCCCTGAGCGCTGGGCGCCCTGGGAATGCGCGCGGCTCATCGGCGACATGTTCACCGACAAGCTGCGCTTCCCCTGTCCGACGGCAACCATGCTGTGCCTCGTCTACCCCGACCAGGAAGCTGCATCGGCGCGCGCGGGCTTCAAGTTCATGCGCACCACCAGTCTCAGCCAGACCAAGAGCGCGCGTTTCTTGCCCAAGCTCGCCGAACAGTCGGCCGAATGGCGCCACGTCCAGGCCGAACTCCAGGCTGGCAAGAAGCTCGTGAAGCTATTCTACGGGCTCACCAGCATCTCGCCGCTCGGCCAGGGCGACGCGCACGAACGCATCATCAAGGCGATATACAAGGCAGCGGGCTGGGACCTTGCCGACGAGCGCTTTCTCCAGCTGCAAGGCCTCGTTGCCGCCTTTCCCCTCAGCCTTGCCGATGGCCTCGCCGACGACATGGCGCGGCTAAAGCGCCTCAAGACCATGCTCTCTACGACAGCGGCACATATCGCGCCGATGCAGGGGGAATATCTTGGCGGCGTGATCCCGCACCTCCTGCTCGTCGGCCGCCGCGGCCAGCCCTTCTGGTGGTCGCCATTCGAAAACGCTGCCGGCAACCACAATATCGCGATCTGCGGCAAGTCGGGTTCGGGCAAGTCGGTGCTGCTGCAGGAGCTCTGCGCCGCCCTGCGCGGTGCGGGTGCCAAGGTCGTGGTAATCGACGACGGGCGCAGTTTCGAGCATTCGGTCAAACTGCAGGGCGGACGCTTCGTCGAGTTCACGCTCGCCTCGGGCTTTTCCCTTAACCCCTTCTCGATGGTCGACGATGCCCGTGCGCACGAAGACGAGGATTACCGCCTCGACTGCTTCGCCATGATCAAGGCGATCGTCGGCCAGATGGCGCGTCCCGGCACCGCGCCGAGCGACACCGAGCGCGGGCTCATCGACCGGGCCGTGACCGCGACCTGGGAGGCACTCGGCAGCGGCGCATCGGTCGACGATGTCGCGCATGCGCTCCATGGCTCGGAGAGCGAGGCGGGCCGCGATCTTGCCACCGCGATCGCGCCCTTCTGCCGCGGCGGCAGCTACGGCGGGTTCTTTGCAGGCAAGGCGAGCTTCGCGCTCGACGATGATTTCACCGTCTTCGAGATGAGTGATCTCGCGTCCCGCGAGGAACTGCGCAGCGTGGTCCTCTCGGCGATCATGTTCATGACCAGCCAGGCGATGACGCGCTCGTCGCGGGCAACCAAGAAGCTGCTGCTGATCGACGAGGCCTGGGCCATGCTCAAGGGCGGGTCGATGGGCGAGTTCGTCGAGACCTATGCCCGCACCGCGCGCAAGTATGGCGGCGCGCTCGCCACCGCGACCCAGTCCCTCAATGACTATTACAAGTCCGATGGCGCGCGCGCCGCGCTCGAGAACAGCGACTGGATGCTGGTGCTCCAGCAGAAGGCCGAGACGATCGCCGATTTCAGGGCGAACGCGCGGCTCGACATGGACGACCGCACCGAGACGCTGATCCGCAGCCTCAAGCGTTCGGGCACCGAGTACAGCGAGGTCTTCATCAAGGGCCCCGAGACCGAAGCGGTCGGCCGGCTCGTGCTCGATCCCTTCTCGGCGACGATCTACTCCTCCGATCCCGACACCTATGCCGCGATCCAGGACTGCGAGCGGCGTGGGCACAGCCTCGCCGATGCCATCCGCATCGTGGCGGGAGGCGGACAATGA
- a CDS encoding DsbC family protein, translated as MNYNDHRPGLKARAAHLALALSSAAAVLTLGVSAVTAMPASAAGMASDVAQALKLRLPKTPIDAISCDTLGPWCEVVSGDTLFYIDETARYLFVGRLYDMEERRDVTAARLLELNPDLLAAGAARVASDAPAGRDETPVQAAANHVDLSSLPAAGAIHWGNPKGERLVVFSDFQCGYCQRLTAELAKAKVHVEERPISIFGAASRKISEAVLCAKDPAKALHAAYAGQAPATGKTCKDAKALDANEAFAKANGFAGTPVIVRARDGAVLHGYRDAAAIRRFVAEGKGEAQ; from the coding sequence ATGAACTACAATGACCACCGGCCGGGCCTGAAGGCCCGCGCCGCCCACCTTGCCCTTGCCCTCTCGAGCGCTGCCGCCGTGCTGACGCTCGGCGTCTCGGCCGTCACTGCGATGCCTGCGAGCGCCGCCGGGATGGCGAGCGATGTCGCGCAGGCACTGAAACTGCGGCTGCCCAAGACCCCGATCGATGCGATCAGCTGCGACACGCTGGGCCCCTGGTGCGAAGTCGTCTCGGGCGATACGCTGTTCTACATCGACGAGACCGCCCGCTACCTTTTCGTGGGCCGTCTCTACGACATGGAAGAACGGCGCGACGTGACCGCCGCCCGCCTGCTCGAACTCAATCCCGACCTCCTTGCGGCCGGTGCGGCGCGCGTAGCCAGCGATGCGCCGGCGGGACGCGACGAAACGCCTGTCCAGGCGGCCGCCAACCATGTCGACCTATCGTCGCTTCCGGCTGCCGGCGCGATCCACTGGGGCAACCCCAAGGGCGAACGCCTGGTCGTCTTCTCGGATTTCCAGTGCGGATATTGCCAGCGCCTGACCGCCGAACTCGCCAAGGCCAAGGTTCATGTGGAAGAGCGACCGATCTCGATCTTCGGCGCGGCAAGCCGCAAGATTTCCGAGGCGGTACTGTGCGCGAAGGATCCGGCAAAGGCGCTGCATGCGGCCTATGCCGGGCAGGCTCCGGCGACCGGCAAGACCTGCAAGGACGCCAAGGCGCTCGATGCCAACGAAGCCTTCGCGAAGGCCAACGGGTTTGCCGGAACTCCGGTCATCGTGCGCGCCCGCGATGGGGCGGTGCTGCATGGCTACCGCGATGCCGCAGCGATCCGCCGCTTCGTGGCCGAGGGCAAGGGAGAGGCGCAATGA
- a CDS encoding TraB/VirB10 family protein: MAEATQKDAEKRPLPGSPEARESGRRNLNSQIAQRQKMLLAGIGAIALIGGGMFIFGGDGDEGGTDANGAATIDTGGLVNRNLSQREFVASYGNRLDAQGRAIKDLQQTQLPRPEIEQELEALRSENAQMRSDGQAAIDAISAENANLRSQLNEAAKAPAAAPPLPPPPAYGPGVGTSGAVQPPQGAPEAQGGQLSLMSFSAETGKDGKPRAAETAPALLLEASRDYLPPNSYAPATVIVGVDASTGVASQSDPLPVVLRITGPARSVMRGNKLLTTDITGCLVNGAARGDLSAEKVYVKLVRMTCAQPGGRFAVSEVKGFISFAGKSGVRGRVVSREGSLVSQALLAGIVGGFGRGFSANANGIFTGQVGANGQREALSPTDILAGGFGQGAGEAADTVSRYLIERAEQYQPVVEMPTGIEVEIVFLDGVHVRSSSK; encoded by the coding sequence ATGGCCGAGGCAACACAGAAGGACGCCGAAAAGAGGCCGCTGCCAGGCTCGCCGGAAGCGCGCGAAAGCGGACGGCGCAACCTCAATTCGCAGATCGCGCAGCGCCAGAAGATGCTGCTCGCCGGGATCGGTGCCATCGCGCTCATCGGCGGCGGGATGTTCATCTTCGGCGGCGATGGCGACGAGGGCGGCACCGATGCCAATGGTGCGGCGACGATCGACACCGGCGGCCTCGTCAATCGCAACCTCTCGCAGCGCGAGTTCGTCGCGAGCTACGGCAACCGGCTCGATGCACAGGGCCGCGCGATCAAGGATCTGCAGCAAACGCAGTTGCCACGCCCCGAGATCGAACAGGAACTCGAAGCCCTGCGCAGCGAGAACGCGCAGATGCGCTCCGACGGCCAGGCAGCGATCGACGCCATTTCGGCCGAGAATGCCAATCTGCGTTCACAACTCAACGAAGCCGCGAAGGCACCTGCCGCCGCGCCGCCGCTGCCGCCGCCACCAGCCTATGGCCCCGGCGTGGGAACGAGCGGGGCCGTCCAGCCACCGCAAGGAGCGCCGGAGGCGCAGGGCGGACAGCTCAGCCTGATGAGTTTCAGCGCGGAGACGGGCAAAGACGGCAAGCCGCGTGCGGCAGAGACTGCGCCAGCCTTGCTGCTCGAAGCGAGCCGCGATTACCTTCCGCCCAACAGCTACGCACCGGCAACGGTCATAGTGGGTGTCGATGCTTCGACCGGCGTTGCCAGCCAGAGCGATCCGCTTCCCGTGGTGCTCCGGATCACCGGACCGGCCCGCTCGGTGATGCGCGGCAACAAGCTGCTCACCACCGACATTACCGGCTGCCTCGTCAATGGCGCGGCGCGCGGCGATCTCTCGGCCGAGAAGGTCTACGTCAAGCTGGTGCGCATGACCTGCGCGCAGCCCGGTGGCCGCTTCGCGGTCAGCGAGGTCAAGGGGTTCATCTCCTTTGCCGGAAAGTCGGGTGTGCGTGGCCGCGTGGTCAGCCGCGAAGGCAGCCTCGTCAGTCAGGCACTGCTGGCCGGGATCGTTGGCGGCTTCGGGCGCGGATTTTCCGCCAACGCCAACGGCATCTTCACCGGCCAGGTCGGTGCCAACGGTCAGCGCGAGGCGCTGTCGCCGACCGATATCCTCGCCGGTGGCTTTGGCCAGGGAGCCGGCGAAGCCGCCGACACCGTCAGCCGATACCTCATCGAACGCGCCGAACAATACCAACCCGTCGTCGAGATGCCGACCGGCATCGAGGTCGAGATCGTTTTTCTCGACGGCGTCCACGTCAGGAGCTCCTCCAAATGA
- a CDS encoding type-F conjugative transfer system secretin TraK, translating to MSLLPSPLAAALAGTGLACFAIGATRRPDPGLKLTGLAVLAFALAPVPAHADQFVEAADNATIDCELARGELTRIALIDDGFANVSKIASGFPYNDFQVTHEPVRGDIYISVPPQFAAARVSFFATSKAGYVYKFACRLGGEEATQLFITNPALAKAAATEWETETGPEDAAIRLIEAMARDAVLPGFTARAELSAPRRTGGIEVQLVAEYQGDELTGQRFLVRNLGQESLALGSEREGPAGALAFAYGRDALAPGEATSAFLVFAKGGLD from the coding sequence ATGAGCCTTCTCCCATCTCCCCTCGCTGCTGCGCTTGCCGGAACCGGCCTTGCCTGCTTCGCGATCGGCGCGACAAGGCGCCCCGATCCAGGACTCAAGCTGACCGGCCTCGCCGTACTCGCCTTCGCGCTCGCGCCGGTCCCGGCGCATGCCGATCAGTTCGTCGAAGCCGCTGACAATGCGACCATCGACTGCGAGCTCGCTCGCGGCGAACTCACGCGGATCGCGCTCATCGATGACGGCTTCGCCAATGTCTCGAAGATCGCGAGCGGCTTTCCCTACAACGACTTCCAAGTGACGCACGAGCCGGTGCGTGGAGACATCTATATCTCCGTGCCCCCGCAATTTGCCGCTGCCCGGGTCAGCTTCTTTGCAACCAGCAAGGCGGGCTACGTCTACAAGTTCGCCTGCCGTCTCGGCGGCGAGGAAGCGACCCAGCTCTTCATCACCAATCCCGCGCTCGCTAAAGCCGCGGCTACCGAATGGGAGACCGAGACCGGACCCGAGGACGCCGCGATCCGCCTGATCGAGGCGATGGCGAGAGATGCCGTCCTGCCCGGGTTCACCGCTCGCGCTGAACTGTCTGCTCCGCGCCGCACCGGCGGGATCGAGGTCCAGCTGGTCGCCGAATACCAGGGCGATGAACTGACCGGACAGCGCTTCCTCGTACGCAACCTCGGCCAGGAGAGCCTTGCGCTTGGCTCCGAGCGCGAAGGTCCTGCAGGCGCGCTCGCCTTTGCCTATGGCCGCGATGCACTCGCTCCCGGTGAAGCGACCAGTGCCTTCCTTGTCTTTGCCAAGGGAGGGCTCGACTGA
- a CDS encoding type IV conjugative transfer system protein TraE → MRAEFAHERAQTYLRQRNRFAVLAGVLGLTTLVSLGAAVTRDEQVVLVPITAERITVSSGGIDAPYLELVTRDTALMLLNRAPESLDYWMANILKLADPAAHGRLKAELVKIVEEQRGSDISQAFVIAEMHVDPKALTSTVTGTLKTFVGAQVIASQRRSFRFRWSKRGLNVALAGFEQLPTDKEEPGQ, encoded by the coding sequence ATGCGAGCAGAATTCGCGCACGAACGGGCGCAGACCTACCTTCGGCAACGCAACCGCTTTGCCGTGCTGGCAGGTGTTCTGGGCCTGACCACGCTGGTCAGCCTCGGCGCCGCGGTGACTCGCGACGAGCAGGTTGTGCTGGTGCCGATTACCGCCGAGCGGATCACCGTCTCGAGCGGCGGGATCGACGCGCCCTATCTCGAGCTCGTCACCCGCGACACGGCACTGATGCTCCTTAATCGGGCACCGGAAAGCCTCGACTACTGGATGGCGAACATCCTGAAGCTCGCCGATCCCGCCGCGCACGGCCGCCTCAAGGCCGAGCTCGTCAAAATCGTCGAGGAACAGCGCGGCTCGGACATCAGCCAGGCCTTCGTGATCGCGGAAATGCATGTCGATCCCAAGGCCCTGACCTCGACCGTCACCGGCACGCTCAAGACCTTCGTCGGCGCGCAGGTGATCGCGAGCCAGCGCCGCTCCTTCCGTTTCCGCTGGTCGAAGCGTGGTCTCAACGTCGCGCTCGCCGGCTTCGAGCAACTTCCCACCGACAAGGAGGAACCCGGCCAATGA
- the traL gene encoding type IV conjugative transfer system protein TraL, translating to MADRYLVPRRLDDPELIGFWTIDEFAGILIPFAWGILSQHIFIGIGLAAGAWLALRKAKARGAGSALVHAAYWYLPGSFLGLKATPPSHCRLLAG from the coding sequence ATGGCCGACAGGTACCTCGTTCCACGACGGCTCGACGACCCGGAGCTCATCGGCTTCTGGACCATCGACGAGTTTGCAGGGATTCTCATTCCCTTCGCCTGGGGCATCCTCTCGCAGCATATCTTTATCGGTATCGGCCTGGCCGCCGGGGCCTGGCTTGCCTTGCGGAAGGCAAAGGCACGCGGCGCCGGTTCGGCACTGGTGCATGCTGCGTACTGGTACCTGCCCGGGAGCTTTCTCGGGCTGAAGGCCACGCCGCCCTCCCATTGCCGCCTGTTGGCGGGCTGA
- a CDS encoding helix-turn-helix transcriptional regulator, whose translation MGEEIDKGATETRRVTRLIRLPEVQHRVGLGRSTIYRWMAEGKFPKPVQLGGYAVAWAEDEVQAWIATRLK comes from the coding sequence GTGGGTGAGGAGATCGACAAGGGAGCAACCGAGACCCGGCGTGTGACGCGGCTCATCCGCTTGCCCGAGGTTCAGCACCGCGTCGGGCTTGGCCGTTCGACGATCTACCGTTGGATGGCCGAGGGCAAGTTTCCGAAGCCCGTTCAACTGGGTGGCTATGCGGTCGCCTGGGCGGAAGACGAGGTACAGGCCTGGATAGCGACGCGGCTTAAATGA